One Triticum dicoccoides isolate Atlit2015 ecotype Zavitan chromosome 4B, WEW_v2.0, whole genome shotgun sequence genomic window carries:
- the LOC119291245 gene encoding uncharacterized protein LOC119291245, with product MSKVLERRNSFGTTTPTSSASASDSKKNEKTVSRYLRPSTGSCHDLCKHGHRNPSEEKLLLSGGRRKKLPTHSNNLTLHGSVILDAPKDVRNRRNISLVKSSISLGEADRVVNKIKSENLRGAASSEHLVPRIASSADHKNVNSDGRKKHPMVTQRTLANPRYSSGVPNFDKKAAMPVKGSKLPEKTLQEKARTVEKATTLKQPLVKKPASLPTKLNLIKKVPVSSQASNNLVSSRDKSTLKGKVPSSPAIITGKRTSNTGKTMRSSNASINCKERSDVPRTPFSIEDEFIASVELQEGDVESTVVELFPDATEYGDISETAPKEESRIGSEDGLDMSEISSSVQSELTASVETDEDDVQGSSITGHLVESALAEMSSHATEYVEESQPAPKETSRFSLEDGVVESNEVSEPLVSELPVAAELQLSFDNQELKTMLSKPDLEHMQPEKNSTNGRASTDEDIRTDDAALCQLPKQLTAVQNADVYDSALTESSSGMEADRVKVSASVESVITENKEDMGAHEDLQGPPELWAVDEKHAEDPEYCLDCTTGNVAENVEAAEIDDVGNINSTSHCQSILETSSDGELLEQSEPVPIDSNLQTDELASVHNNDTSEQDELKSMIVAQQLVEELSDDENYEEYDYELIELDDFDAEDEGEAINPNDESSKAKGQRLQRISSLHPDDASTTPYKLKFKRGKIVELTPDSNGPRRLVFRRRAANEVANGEGQLVRRIYKRNTRNNGVPTEPDLESPSVKLRHQDTQDKKDAQGLFNNVIEETASKLVESRKSKVKALVGAFETVILLQDSNPTTPQAGNSPRLLGDCGSKRICSSASPGCRSNGD from the coding sequence ATTCATTTGGTACCACCACTCCTACGAGTTCAGCTTCAGCTTCAGATTCGAAAAAGAATGAGAAGACGGTATCACGCTATCTAAGACCTTCTACAGGCTCATGTCATGATTTATGCAAGCATGGACACAGGAATCCTTCTGAAGAAAAGCTTCTGCTTTCAGgggggagaagaaagaaacttccaactcattcaaataatttgacactgcATGGGTCAGTTATCTTAGATGCACCCAAGGATGTCAGGAACAGAAGAAATATTTCACTAGTCAAGTCGAGTATATCACTGGGTGAAGCTGATCGTGTTGTTAACAAGATAAAATCAGAAAATTTAAGAGGCGCTGCATCATCAGAACACTTGGTTCCACGCATCGCTTCATCAGCAGATCATAAAAACGTGAACTCTGATGGCAGAAAGAAACATCCAATGGTTACCCAGAGGACTTTGGCTAATCCAAGGTATTCCAGTGGAGTACCCAATTTTGATAAAAAAGCAGCAATGCCAGTCAAGGGTTCAAAGTTGCCAGAGAAGACACTGCAGGAAAAAGCTAGAACTGTGGAGAAGGCCACTACTCTCAAGCAACCGTTAGTTAAGAAACCAGCTTCACTTCCTACTAAACTGAACTTGATTAAGAAAGTTCCTGTGTCATCTCAGGCTTCTAATAATCTTGTATCTTCAAGAGATAAAAGTACTCTGAAAGGAAAGGTTCCTTCTTCACCAGCAATTATTACTGGCAAGCGTACAAGCAATACTGGTAAAACTATGAGGTCCAGCAATGCAAGTATCAATTGCAAGGAACGCTCAGATGTGCCCAGAACACCATTCTCCATTGAAGATGAGTTTATTGCATCTGTTGAATTACAAGAAGGTGATGTGGAGTCAACAGTAGTGGAGCTGTTTCCAGATGCCACAGAATATGGAGACATATCTGAAACAGCACCAAAAGAAGAAAGCAGAATCGGTTCAGAGGATGGCTTGGATATGTCTGAAATATCGTCTTCTGTCCAGTCTGAGTTGACTGCTTCTGTTGAAACAGATGAAGATGATGTGCAAGGTTCATCTATTACAGGCCATCTTGTGGAGTCAGCGCTAGCAGAAATGTCTTCACATGCCACAGAATATGTAGAAGAATCTCAACCAGCACCAAAAGAAACAAGTAGATTCAGTTTAGAGGATGGTGTGGTGGAAAGTAATGAAGTGAGTGAACCATTGGTCTCTGAACTCCCCGTTGCTGCTGAATTGCAGCTATCATTTGATAATCAAGAACTCAAGACTATGCTCAGTAAACCGGATCTAGAGCATATGCAACCAGAGAAAAATTCCACTAATGGTCGAGCTTCAACGGATGAAGACATCCGAACAGATGATGCAGCTCTCTGCCAGCTACCCAAACAATTAACAGCTGTGCAAAATGCAGATGTATATGATTCTGCATTAACTGAAAGTAGCTCGGGAATGGAAGCTGATCGAGTGAAAGTCAGTGCTAGTGTGGAGTCTGTAATCACTGAAAATAAGGAGGACATGGGTGCTCATGAAGACCTTCAAGGACCTCCAGAACTGTGGGCAGTTGATGAAAAACATGCTGAGGATCCTGAGTATTGCCTCGATTGCACTACAGGAAATGTAGCTGAAAATGTCGAGGCTGCTGAAATTGACGATGTTGGGAATATTAATAGTACATCTCATTGCCAATCAATTTTAGAAACTTCATCCGATGGTGAACTTCTGGAGCAATCAGAGCCTGTGCCAATTGATTCTAATCTACAAACCGATGAGTTAGCAAGTGTCCATAACAATGACACCTCTGAACAGGATGAACTGAAATCAATGATTGTTGCTCAACAGTTAGTGGAAGAACTATCAGATGATGAGAATTATGAAGAATATGATTATGAGTTAATTGAATTAGATGACTTTGATGCAGAAGATGAAGGAGAAGCAATCAACCCAAATGATGAATCTTCAAAGGCTAAAGGCCAAAGGCTGCAAAGGATCTCATCACTTCACCCAGATGATGCTAGTACCACACCTTACAAATTGAAGTTTAAAAGGGGTAAAATTGTAGAACTCACACCAGACAGTAATGGCCCGAGAAGACTCGTATTTAGAAGAAGAGCTGCCAATGAAGTTGCAAATGGTGAAGGTCAGCTAGTGAGAAGGATTTATAAGAGGAATACCAGAAATAATGGTGTTCCTACTGAGCCTGACTTGGAATCTCCTTCAGTGAAACTGAGGCATCAAGATACACAAGACAAGAAGGATGCGCAGGGACTGTTCAACAATGTAATAGAAGAAACTGCAAGCAAGCTTGTGGAGTCTAGGAAAAGCAAGGTAAAAGCTTTGGTTGGTGCTTTTGAAACGGTGATACTTCTCCAGGATAGCAATCCCACTACACCACAGGCAGGTAACTCACCACGACTTCTTGGCGATTGCGGAAGCAAGCGCATATGTTCCTCTGCATCGCCGGGCTGCCGTTCGAACGGCGATTGA